The following proteins are encoded in a genomic region of Rissa tridactyla isolate bRisTri1 chromosome 5, bRisTri1.patW.cur.20221130, whole genome shotgun sequence:
- the SPINK2 gene encoding serine protease inhibitor Kazal-type 2, with translation MAVPAVVLLPVLLAGLLLHPEAAASIPPACYKYGVPGCPRDYHPVCGTDGETYSNECVLCLSNSENKKDVQIFKMGIC, from the exons ATGGCGGTGCCGGCGGTGGTGTTGCTGCCCGTCCTCCTCGCCG GGCTCCTCTTGCATCCCGAAGCCGCTGCCAGCATCCCG CCTGCTTGCTACAAGTATGGTGTGCCTGGATGTCCAAGGGACTACCATCCAGTTTGTGGGACCGATGGAGAGACCTACTCAAACGAGTGTGTCCTCTGCCTTTCAAACAG tgaaaataaaaaggatgtcCAAATTTTCAAGATGGGAATATGCTGA